In one window of Oryza sativa Japonica Group chromosome 9, ASM3414082v1 DNA:
- the LOC9266075 gene encoding squamosa promoter-binding-like protein 17 isoform X2 translates to MATGGSGGGGGGGGGGDDVHGLKFGKKIYFEQDAAASASAAAVESSSTSSGGGGKKGKGVAAAAAPPPPLPPRCQVEGCGVDLSGVKPYYCRHKVCYMHAKEPIVVVAGLEQRFCQQCSRFHQLPEFDQEKKSCRRRLAGHNERRRKPTPGPLSSRYGRLAASFHEPGRSRSFVVDFSYPRVPSSVRDAWPAIQPSDRMSGSIQWQGGHELHPHRSAVAGYSDHHAFSSHGGSAAGAPMLHHPAFELTSGGCLAGVATDSSCALSLLSTQPWDTTQSTSSHNRSPPMSSTASAFGGGNNPVSPSVMASNYMAASPGWNSSSRGHDGARNVHLPPPHGVVLNEVPPGSVHHGHFSGELELALQGGAPSNRPEAEHGSGSGAFSHSTNAMNWSL, encoded by the exons ATGGcgaccggcggcagcggcggcggcggcggaggtggaggtggtggtgacgATGTCCACGGGCTCAAGTTCGGCAAGAAGATCTACTTCGAGCaggacgcggcggcgtcggcgtcggcggcggcggtggagtcgtcgtcgacgtcgtcgggCGGAGGCGGCAAGAAGGGGaagggcgtggcggcggcggcggcgcccccgccgccgctgccgccgaggtGCCAGGTGGAGGGTTGCGGCGTGGATCTGAGCGGCGTCAAGCCGTACTACTGCCGCCACAAGGTGTGCTACATGCACGCCAAGGagcccatcgtcgtcgtcgccggcctcgagcAGCGCTTCTGCCAACAGTGCAGCAG GTTCCACCAATTACCTGAATttgatcaagaaaaaaaaagctgccGCAGACGCCTTGCAGGTCACAATGAACGCCGGAGGAAGCCGACACCTGGACCTCTTTCTTCTCGCTATGGCCGGCTTGCTGCATCCTTTCATG AGCCAGGCAGGTCCAGAAGCTTTGTGGTAGATTTCTCATACCCAAGGGTTCCAAGCAGTGTGAGGGATGCGTGGCCTGCTATTCAGCCCAGCGATCGCATGTCCGGTTCAATCCAGTGGCAAGGGGGCCATGAACTCCATCCTCACCGCAGCGCAGTTGCGGGATACAGTGATCACCATGCGTTCAGCAGCCATGGTGGCTCAGCGGCTGGGGCACCAATGCTCCACCACCCAGCCTTTGAGCTCACCTCAGGTGGATGTCTCGCGGGAGTCGCCACCGACTCCAGCtgtgctctctctcttctgtcAACTCAGCCATGGGATACTACCCAAAGCACCAGCAGCCACAACCGGTCCCCGCCAATGTCGTCAACGGCCAGCGCCTTCGGAGGCGGCAACAACCCGGTGTCGCCCTCGGTCATGGCAAGCAACTACATGGCGGCGAGCCCCGGCTGGAACAGCTCCAGCCGGGGCCATGACGGCGCCAGGAACGTGCACCTGCCGCCACCGCACGGGGTTGTGCTGAACGAGGTCCCTCCGGGCTCTGTCCACCACGGCCATttctccggcgagctcgagctcgcacTGCAGGGAGGTGCCCCGTCCAACCGGCCGGAAGCCGAGCATGGCTCCGGCAGCGGCGCCTTCAGCCACTCCACCAATGCCATGAACTGGTCTCTGTAG
- the LOC9266075 gene encoding squamosa promoter-binding-like protein 17 isoform X1, with protein sequence MATGGSGGGGGGGGGGDDVHGLKFGKKIYFEQDAAASASAAAVESSSTSSGGGGKKGKGVAAAAAPPPPLPPRCQVEGCGVDLSGVKPYYCRHKVCYMHAKEPIVVVAGLEQRFCQQCSRFHQLPEFDQEKKSCRRRLAGHNERRRKPTPGPLSSRYGRLAASFHEEPGRSRSFVVDFSYPRVPSSVRDAWPAIQPSDRMSGSIQWQGGHELHPHRSAVAGYSDHHAFSSHGGSAAGAPMLHHPAFELTSGGCLAGVATDSSCALSLLSTQPWDTTQSTSSHNRSPPMSSTASAFGGGNNPVSPSVMASNYMAASPGWNSSSRGHDGARNVHLPPPHGVVLNEVPPGSVHHGHFSGELELALQGGAPSNRPEAEHGSGSGAFSHSTNAMNWSL encoded by the exons ATGGcgaccggcggcagcggcggcggcggcggaggtggaggtggtggtgacgATGTCCACGGGCTCAAGTTCGGCAAGAAGATCTACTTCGAGCaggacgcggcggcgtcggcgtcggcggcggcggtggagtcgtcgtcgacgtcgtcgggCGGAGGCGGCAAGAAGGGGaagggcgtggcggcggcggcggcgcccccgccgccgctgccgccgaggtGCCAGGTGGAGGGTTGCGGCGTGGATCTGAGCGGCGTCAAGCCGTACTACTGCCGCCACAAGGTGTGCTACATGCACGCCAAGGagcccatcgtcgtcgtcgccggcctcgagcAGCGCTTCTGCCAACAGTGCAGCAG GTTCCACCAATTACCTGAATttgatcaagaaaaaaaaagctgccGCAGACGCCTTGCAGGTCACAATGAACGCCGGAGGAAGCCGACACCTGGACCTCTTTCTTCTCGCTATGGCCGGCTTGCTGCATCCTTTCATG AAGAGCCAGGCAGGTCCAGAAGCTTTGTGGTAGATTTCTCATACCCAAGGGTTCCAAGCAGTGTGAGGGATGCGTGGCCTGCTATTCAGCCCAGCGATCGCATGTCCGGTTCAATCCAGTGGCAAGGGGGCCATGAACTCCATCCTCACCGCAGCGCAGTTGCGGGATACAGTGATCACCATGCGTTCAGCAGCCATGGTGGCTCAGCGGCTGGGGCACCAATGCTCCACCACCCAGCCTTTGAGCTCACCTCAGGTGGATGTCTCGCGGGAGTCGCCACCGACTCCAGCtgtgctctctctcttctgtcAACTCAGCCATGGGATACTACCCAAAGCACCAGCAGCCACAACCGGTCCCCGCCAATGTCGTCAACGGCCAGCGCCTTCGGAGGCGGCAACAACCCGGTGTCGCCCTCGGTCATGGCAAGCAACTACATGGCGGCGAGCCCCGGCTGGAACAGCTCCAGCCGGGGCCATGACGGCGCCAGGAACGTGCACCTGCCGCCACCGCACGGGGTTGTGCTGAACGAGGTCCCTCCGGGCTCTGTCCACCACGGCCATttctccggcgagctcgagctcgcacTGCAGGGAGGTGCCCCGTCCAACCGGCCGGAAGCCGAGCATGGCTCCGGCAGCGGCGCCTTCAGCCACTCCACCAATGCCATGAACTGGTCTCTGTAG